The following is a genomic window from Aquila chrysaetos chrysaetos chromosome 2, bAquChr1.4, whole genome shotgun sequence.
TACTAATGGTggctttcattaaaacaaaactcaaatgCACCTCTGGATATATGCCCGTGCTAGATCTGAATCATCCACAGACTACGTCTCTGGAGAGCACCAGGGTCAATACGAACATCCAAACCTGTGTACAACCTGAAAAACTAGGGGCTCTGAATAATCCCATTGCTGGATGAAGAAGATATTAGTCAGATTTTGTGGTACCTGGAACCCTCCCGTGTCTAACAGAAGCCTCTTTAGATCCTTCTAGACCAAGTCACATCAGAAAATCAAAAAGCAACAGGAACTCAACCCATTCAGGATACGAGTCTGCTCCCCACATGCACACAGATGGCTTGCACGATGTAATCGCACTGACCCAACCTGTTCAGGAGGCTAGTTTCAACTTGCATGCAACACAGTCTGCCCGTACACGCGCTATGTCTGCTCGTCTGGGATTTCTGGATTGTTAGACATCTTGAAATCCTGGACAAATTACTAAGGCTGACAGAAAAGGGCAAGAGGGGAGCAAACAACCCAAAGTGACAGCCTGTCACAAGGCGCAGTAGCTCTGACAGAGGCACTTTCACTTTAGTTTTCCTAACAACAGCTGAGCCATCGTGACAGTAGGTCACTGCCCATATTCATCCTTGATCCTCTCTCTCCTAGTTAATTGCTTAAGCGGCTTTCTCAGGCTAGCTCTGTAAACCAGCTCTATCTCCCATTTACGAGACTTCACTGTGATGGACAGACATTCACTAGCATTTTAGCAGAGGAAGATCTAGGAAAGCTTACCAGATCTACTAAAATTACATACTATTAATAGTATTGTACAATAACATAACTTTTTATATATAGCCCCGAGGCTAAACATATCAAAACGAAGCACAGCTGTTTCAGTGAAACACAGCAGCTACATCCACTCATCCCAGCACTGATTTCACACTGTGGGTCACCCTGAAGCCTCAGCCTGGGAGATTTACCACTGAAACACTGACACGTTGCTCCagccaaaagcagaagcaggcGCTAGCTGTTGAAGAGCAGGCCGGGATTCCCATTAGCTGGGGACTGCAGAGGGAGCGGTTGAGGTATACGTTCATTCCCGAGTCCCCTTATCGCTATGTGTTTACATCATTCGCTTAATtaccccctgctccccagccatcCTCCTACACACACGCTCCCCCCCGCGCCCGAGAAAGAGCCGCTGGAAAGCACAGGCCAGCCAACGCTGCGCTTCTGCCTTCAGAGAAAGACGTCCCGGGACGCACGTCCCCCATACGCACACCTCTTCCCCTGGGGAAAAATTACACGTGTTAGGAAAAGGTATAAAAATCCGGCACTCGAGGCGCGCTGCCCCGCACCCGCGCGGCGGTAACGCGCGGcaggcccgggcccgggccggggCCTCGGCCTCGGCCTCTGCCCCCGCCGGCCCCCTGCGGAGCAGCGCCGCCCCGGGGTGGGGTGGGCCTGTCAGCTGCCCGCAGCCCGGAGaggcccgcccgcccgcctctgcccctccagccgcggCTGAGAcccgccggcgctgcccgcccctgctgcggcggccgccggcggcgcCGGCCGAGGCGGCAGGAAGAGgaagcggggccggggcggcgccGCGGCGGCTCCCCCTGgcggaggcgggcggcggggcggggcggggcggggcggggccgccgccgccgccaggccgtggccccgccgcggccgcctgAGCAGCAGCCGCTGCCGGCGCGTTTCCCCTTCCCGCCCCCTCCCTCGGCGCTGCCtctcccccgcctccccggccGGGGCAGCAGGAAGCGGCTCTGATGTCAgcgccggcggccgcggcgcggcTCTGAGCGGCTCCCCCGACCCCGCCGCGGCCCtctcgcccgccgccgccggggctggCGGAGGCGGCCAGCTTCGGCCCCGGGGGCGCCCCCTTCTCTCCGCCGGGGACGCGCGGCCGAGGCGGCTCCCGGGCTCGGCAGAGGCCGCGGCCTAGGGCAGCCGGCGCGGCGCTCCGCGGGGGTGCGGGAGGGCGCGGGATGCggagcggccgccgccggcggggccgccgcccgccgccgctgaGGCCCGCGGCCGCCGCGGATGCGGCCTCGCCCCGCGCGGGCGGCCCAGGCGGCGCCTCGGCCAGGCCCTCGCCGACCCGCGCCCGCGCGGAgggcgggagccgccgccgcgccccgcgtAGCCCCGGCCCAGGCCCTCGGCCGCCCGGCGCCgggccccccgcccccggcctgCCCTGGCCTCTCCTCCCCCAGGTGAAAGAGGAGGCATGTCCGCTGCCGCCTCCGCTGAAATGATTGAAACCCCCCCGGTCCTCAACTTCGAAGAAATCGACTACAAAGAGATCGAGGTGGAAGAGGTGAGtgcgggccccgccgccgggcggcCTCCCCCAgccacacacgcacacacacacacacacgcccgCTCCCCGGGCGCGGCCTGGCCCCCGCGGGCCGCCGGGGTTTCCGTCCCCGGCGCCGTCCCGCCGCTGGCGGAAGGGGCCGCGGGGGCTTCCCGGGCCTgccgggacaccccccccccaccgcagTGTACCTGCACGGGGGTTGTTGCCTTCTCCGCTGGATGCTGCAGCGGCTGGCACCGGAGGACAAAGGCGATGTGGCTCGGAGCGGAGGTGCCAGCTTACTTCTGCCAaccctggtgctgctgctgtactGGGGCGGGGGGTTACTTAAGCGGGATAGATTTGTTCAGGACTTTAAAGTTTCGCCGCCCATTTTGCCACCCGCTTTAGTACGGGTGGCAAACACCGTTGTCAAACGCTGTCACAAGAGGCAACTGTTAATTCCGATGTTTCTTTCGGATCTCTGCTTCTGTATGCCATCTGCCACCGAACTGAACCACCGTATATATAATCATCGTACCAGTGTTAATTATTTGCTAAATTTACAGCTCTGTTAGCTGTAAGGACGTACAGATCTCTCTTTACTATTTTCTCTTAACATAGGCTAGTGATGTTGCACTCTG
Proteins encoded in this region:
- the LOC121232543 gene encoding uncharacterized protein LOC121232543, whose amino-acid sequence is MPPLSPGGGEARAGRGRGARRRAAEGLGRGYAGRGGGSRPPRGRGGSRRGAAPAPLPLPAASAGAAGGRRSRGGQRRRVSAAAGGAEAGGRASPGCGQLTGPPHPGAALLRRGPAGAEAEAEAPARARACRALPPRGCGAARLECRIFIPFPNTCNFSPGEEVCVWGTCVPGRLSLKAEAQRWLACAFQRLFLGRGGERVCRRMAGEQGASQTSLEDIYQASDSCSLLYVSVRGNPVCLKTLIPAVELIVSHQPHLTCVLEGVWMHAIPRKPAGIKRRGISLDD